One stretch of Arachis duranensis cultivar V14167 chromosome 1, aradu.V14167.gnm2.J7QH, whole genome shotgun sequence DNA includes these proteins:
- the LOC107492892 gene encoding uncharacterized protein LOC107492892, whose translation MHDYSMFDKVFWTFPTCVEAFKHCKPFVSVDGMHLFGKYGGVLLIAVAQDGNSNILTLAFPIVGSETMESWSFFLINLRQQVTPQEGMLIVSDRSQTIKAALRTDDSGWQSPRAFHAYCIWHIVTNFMSRFKYAEEKRYLINTAYSPSKVGYEWYMDALRGLSQEMVDWASRFNKEIWLQQCDGGNWFGHMTTNLSECMNVMLNSTRYLPISAIV comes from the coding sequence ATGCATGATTACAGCATGTTTGATAAGGTATTTTGGACCTTCCCTACCTGTGTGGAGGCTTTCAAACATTGCAAGCCATTTGTCTCCGTTGATGGCATGCATCTGTTTGGGAAATATGGTGGTGTCTTGCTTATTGCAGTGGCACAAGACGGTAACAGCAACATCCTTACTCTAGCCTTTCCAATTGTTGGGTCTGAGACCATGGAGTCTTGGTCTTTCTTCCTAATCAATTTGAGGCAACAAGTGACCCCACAGGAAGGCATGTTGATTGTTTCTGATAGATCCCAAACGATCAAGGCTGCACTGAGAACTGACGATAGTGGGTGGCAGTCTCCTAGAGCATTTCATGCTTATTGTATTTGGCACATCGTGACAAACTTTATGTCTCGTTTCAAGTATGCCGAGGAAAAGCGGTATCTCATAAATACAGCTTATAGTCCAAGTAAGGTTGGGTACGAGTGGTACATGGATGCATTGAGGGGTTTGTCACAAGAGATGGTGGACTGGGCTAGTAGGTTTAACAAAGAGATCTGGCTACAACAATGCGACGGAGGTAACTGGTTTGGGCACATGACGACGAACCTCTCCGAGTGCATGAATGTTATGCTTAATAGTACACGCTATTTACCGATTTCAGCCATCGTGTGA